A genome region from Chlorobaculum tepidum TLS includes the following:
- a CDS encoding ABC transporter ATP-binding protein, producing the protein MMDQVGQTVLSVDGVSKSYLMGEVTVKALHDISLDFGAGQLVVLLGASGSGKSTLLNIVGGLDVPDSGTVSFKGQDINAKGEAGLTAFRRRSIGFVFQFYNLIASLSALENVQLVTELVENPMPPEEALRLVGLGDRINHFPSQLSGGEQQRVAIARAVAKRPELLLCDEPTGALDYRTGKLVLEVIEKVNRELGTTTLVITHNVSISGMADRIITLRSGEVVEDRRNEKKISPSELSW; encoded by the coding sequence ATGATGGATCAAGTGGGTCAAACCGTTCTCTCCGTCGATGGGGTGTCGAAAAGTTACCTGATGGGCGAGGTGACCGTGAAGGCTTTGCACGACATTTCGCTCGACTTCGGGGCGGGCCAGCTGGTGGTGCTGCTCGGCGCTTCCGGCAGCGGCAAATCGACGCTGCTCAACATCGTCGGCGGCCTCGATGTGCCTGATTCCGGCACGGTATCGTTCAAGGGCCAGGACATTAACGCCAAGGGCGAGGCTGGCCTGACGGCGTTTCGTCGCCGCTCCATCGGCTTCGTGTTCCAGTTTTACAACCTCATCGCAAGCCTCTCGGCGCTCGAAAACGTGCAGCTCGTTACGGAGCTGGTCGAAAATCCCATGCCGCCCGAGGAGGCGTTGCGGCTGGTCGGCCTCGGTGACCGCATCAACCATTTCCCTTCGCAGCTTTCGGGTGGCGAACAGCAGCGCGTCGCCATCGCCCGCGCCGTCGCCAAGCGTCCGGAGCTGCTGCTCTGCGACGAACCCACCGGCGCGCTCGACTACCGCACCGGCAAGCTGGTGCTCGAAGTGATCGAAAAAGTCAATCGGGAACTCGGTACCACCACGCTGGTCATCACGCACAACGTCTCGATCTCCGGCATGGCCGACCGCATCATCACGTTACGAAGTGGCGAAGTGGTCGAAGATCGGCGGAATGAGAAGAAGATTTCGCCATCGGAGTTGTCGTGGTGA